The Apium graveolens cultivar Ventura chromosome 6, ASM990537v1, whole genome shotgun sequence genome contains a region encoding:
- the LOC141663990 gene encoding putative receptor-like protein kinase At1g11050 produces the protein MIIVVSVFTIMNTQLLILFVLLALCLTTTSASTTNNSTKSSCPIDFGYVPRVPWPIYNCKDVPNKSQSTNRSQCCQTLLSLFGIGLAQHLKKTSFFQLPNLPTSVSCISDFQSSLSSLTLRDDLTSSCMDPGQFILKPDMCASIQSTKDWRTKLGSSTALDAACKPDLTQLTACDACVAAGLRVQADLVAVDGNRSHTTECFYFTVLYAAGMVNRFGPESIGTAACIFGLSVEKTSKGKSRLPLILGLAGGWAAVLVIALPVGLYFWFERKKKIEMAKRRAMDDNGESGSRPRVRPNTGSIWYKIHELEVATNKFSPKNFIGRGGFGMVYKGILYDGSVVAVKKVLESDFQGNAEFCNEVEIISNLKHRNLVPLRGCCVTGDDKDDDEKEEDRYLIYDYMPNGNLDDHLFPSQSGNGKPPLTWPQRKSIILDVAKGLEYLHYGVKPAIYHRDIKATNILLDAGMRARVADFGLAKQNREGQSHLTTRVAGTHGYLAPEYALYGQLTEKSDVYSFGVVLLEIMCGRKALDLSSTGSPRSFLITDWAWSLVKAGKLDQVLDASLMRDEDPESANPKGIMERFILVGILCAHVMVAFRPTISEAIKMLEGDIEVPAISDRPMPIAHPSQYRDGNTFSISPAVSRLQLNSGDMLR, from the coding sequence ATGATTATTGTAGTATCAGTTTTTACAATAATGAACACTCAACTTTTGattttgtttgttctacttgcaCTATGTTTGACCACAACTTCAGCCTCCACCACTAACAACTCTACAAAATCATCATGTCCTATTGATTTTGGTTATGTTCCAAGAGTACCATGGCCAATCTATAACTGCAAAGATGTTCCAAATAAATCTCAAAGCACCAATAGAAGTCAGTGTTGTCAAACACTCCTCAGTCTTTTTGGAATAGGCCTTGCTCAACATCTCAAAAAAACATCTTTTTTTCAGCTACCAAATTTGCCAACTTCAGTTTCATGCATCTCTGATTTTCAATCAAGTTTAAGCTCGTTAACTCTGCGCGATGATCTTACATCTTCTTGCATGGACCCTGGTCAGTTTATACTTAAGCCTGACATGTGTGCTTCGATTCAGTCGACTAAAGACTGGAGAACCAAGCTAGGATCATCCACTGCACTTGATGCAGCTTGTAAGCCAGACCTCACTCAGCTGACTGCATGTGATGCATGCGTGGCTGCGGGATTACGTGTTCAGGCTGATCTGGTTGCTGTTGATGGTAATAGATCTCATACTACTGAATGTTTTTACTTTACAGTTTTGTATGCTGCTGGTATGGTGAATAGATTTGGACCTGAAAGTATAGGGACTGCTGCTTGTATATTTGGCCTTTCTGTTGAAAAAACATCGAAGGGTAAGAGCCGTTTACCCTTAATTTTAGGACTAGCTGGAGGTTGGGCTGCAGTTTTGGTTATAGCATTGCCAGTAGGACTGTACTTTTGGTTTGAAAGGAAGAAGAAAATTGAGATGGCTAAAAGGCGTGCTATGGATGATAACGGGGAATCAGGGTCTAGGCCAAGAGTTCGGCCTAATACAGGTTCAATATGGTATAAAATTCATGAGCTTGAAGTAGCTACTAACAAATTTTCTCCAAAGAATTTTATTGGTAGGGGTGGTTTTGGAATGGTCTACAAAGGAATATTGTATGATGGAAGTGTTGTTGCAGTTAAGAAGGTTCTTGAATCGGATTTTCAAGGGAATGCAGAGTTTTGTAATGAAGTTGAGATTATTAGTAACTTAAAACATAGGAATCTGGTGCCACTTAGAGGTTGTTGTGTGACAGGCGAcgacaaggatgatgatgagaagGAGGAAGACAGGTACCTTATTTACGATTACATGCCTAATGGAAATCTTGATGATCATTTGTTTCCTTCTCAGAGTGGAAATGGAAAGCCTCCATTGACATGGCCTCAAAGAAAAAGCATTATCTTGGATGTGGCAAAGGGCCTAGAATATCTTCACTATGGAGTAAAACCGGCTATTTATCATAGAGACATCAAGGCTACAAATATACTTCTAGATGCAGGTATGAGAGCAAGAGTTGCAGATTTTGGTTTAGCAAAACAAAACAGAGAAGGTCAGTCTCATTTGACTACAAGAGTGGCAGGAACACATGGGTACTTAGCCCCAGAATATGCCCTTTACGGACAGTTGACAGAGAAGAGTGATGTTTATAGCTTTGGAGTGGTTTTGCTGGAGATTATGTGTGGGAGAAAAGCACTTGATCTATCTTCCACAGGGTCGCCTCGTTCATTCTTGATCACTGATTGGGCGTGGTCACTTGTAAAAGCTGGAAAACTAGATCAAGTTTTAGATGCTTCTTTAATGAGAGATGAAGATCCAGAGAGCGCAAATCCAAAGGGAATAATGGAAAGGTTCATACTTGTGGGGATCTTGTGTGCTCATGTGATGGTGGCTTTTAGGCCTACAATTTCAGAGGCAATAAAAATGCTTGAAGGAGATATTGAGGTTCCTGCAATATCGGATAGGCCAATGCCCATCGCCCATCCTTCACAATATCGCGATGGTAATACTTTTAGCATATCTCCGGCAGTGAGTAGGCTGCAACTAAACAGCGGAGACATGCTCAGGTAA